From the Lathyrus oleraceus cultivar Zhongwan6 chromosome 4, CAAS_Psat_ZW6_1.0, whole genome shotgun sequence genome, one window contains:
- the LOC127137138 gene encoding uncharacterized protein LOC127137138, whose amino-acid sequence MASLRSRGEIVLATASSGIAATLLPDGRTAHSRFKIPIDIQPSSICGIQKQKDLANLIRVVAAIIWDEAPMTNKKCLEALDRSLQDICSNNAPFGGKVLIMGGGDFRQVLPVVRKEFAEFLIRIGDGVEPTKPDDMVRLSLHIAIPWEGEHSIQVLIQHIFPNLELHGWDAPYMVQRAILTPTNDDVQKLNDMIIDQFPGEEHNWLSFDEVEGDNHNLYQQEFLNSIAQGSLPPHILKIKKGAPLMVLQNLDPRYGLCNGTRLLCRGLFMNMLDVEILTGSNAGKRVFLPRIKKKTSGSDGLPFVLSRKQFPVRLSFAITINKSQGQTIPNVGIYLPRHVFSHGQLYVALSRGVSQTTTRVLTREGKLKGEDTKLEHDEIFQLCKELRRKNVETCFNMKITDFEDKWNTWKDEQSISSIDKLDNKVYLSFPNPGNSETSHNCCSTKSRLKQSISILQFFKSQERVDKGMYEELI is encoded by the exons ATGGCAAGTTTAAGAAGTAGAGGAGAAATTGTCTTAGCAACTGCATCATCTGGTATAGCTGCAACATTGTTACCCGATGGTAGGACTGCACACTCTCGATTTAAGATACCTATTGATATTCAACCGAGTTCCATTTGTGGTATTCAAAAGCAAAAGGATCTTGCAAATCTCATTAGAGTTGTTGCCGCAATAATTTGGGATGAAGCACCAATGACAAATAAAAAATGTTTGGAAGCCTTAGATCGATCATTACAAGACATTTGTAGCAACAATGCTCCATTTGGTGGAAAAGTTCTGATCATGGGGGGGGGGGATTTTCGTCAAGTTCTTCCTGTTGTAAGAAAAG AGTTTGCAGAATTTCTTATTCGCATTGGTGATGGTGTTGAACCTACCAAACCAGATGACATGGTGAGGTTATCTTTACATATTGCAATCCCATGGGAAGGTGAACATTCCATACAAGTACTTATCCAACATATTTTTCCTAATTTAGAATTGCATGGTTGGGATGCCCCATATATGGTACAAAGAGCTATTTTGACACCAACAAATGATGATGTCCAAAAATTGAATGATATGATTATCGATCAGTTTCCAGGAGAAGAACATAATTGGTTATCGTTTGACGAGGTTGAAGGAGATAATCATAATTTATACCAGCAAGAATTCTTAAACTCAATTGCACAAGGTAGTTTGCCACCACATATTCTAAAGATAAAAAAGGGTGCACCATTGATGGTGTTACAAAATCTAGATCCTAGATATGGATTGTGTAATGGGACCCGGTTATTATGTCGTGGTTTATTTATGAATATGTTGGATGTGGAAATCTTGACAGGAAGCAACGCGGGAAAACGTGTTTTTTTACctagaattaaaaaaaaaacatctGGAAGTGATGGTCTTCCTTTTGTCCTTAGTAGAAAGCAGTTTCCTGTGCGACTAAGCTTTGCAATTACAATAAATAAATCACAAGGGCAAACCATTCCAAATGTTGGAATATATCTTCCACGACATGTTTTTAGTCATGGGCAGTTATATGTGGCTTTATCCAGGGGTGTTTCACAGACTACAACAAGAGTTTTAACCAGGGAAGGAAAATTGAAAGGAGAAGATA CCAAACTAGAACACGATGAAATCTTTCAATTATGTAAAGAGTTGAGACGAAAGAATGTTGAAACTTGCTTCAACATGAAA ATAACAGACTTTGAAGATAAATGGAACACATGGAAGGATGAACAAAGTATTTCATCCATCGACAAACTCGACAATAAGGTGTATTTATCTTTTCC AAATCCAGGTAATTCAGAAACAAGTCATAATTGTTGTTCTACCAAATCTAGACTAAAACAAAGTATCTCCATTCTTCAG ttttttaaatctcaagagCGCGTTGATAAAGGGATGTACGAAGAATTAATTTGA
- the LOC127137139 gene encoding uncharacterized protein LOC127137139 yields the protein MTQRYEDGMPIVLNGGKPDIFLTMTCNPSWSEITSELLPFQTPQDRPDLLTRIFRSKFEKLKDDVINKGVLGKVKSYMYVTEFQKRGLPHVHMLLVLESNDKLRDPKDYDSMVRAEIPKLECEPQLHEVVVRHMIHEPCDIINRMSPCMKDGHCKKRYPKQFLDETRQGTDSYPEYRRRFDESVSLGKDRSVDNRWVVPYNPWLLLKYDCHINVEICSSIKSIKYLYKYVYKGPDRVAMEVHKGSYMDEVQQYVDAIWICAPDALWKIFQFTLYRLYPSLERLQIHLPNRHQVRFYDHQQIVDVLNNERNPKTMLTQFFALNLRDPQQESICPTSWEYLLTNNGMTFSAFKKSAEDTGFLETDHSIRDCLVEATSLRMPYALRRLFVTIFIFCEPTDVRGLWNEFFTHMVEDYQTTNNVVESDLTNMLLKDLNELLNLHGKKIEDYDLPYLPPNTIDRGAVPSIIQEELAIDIPNEDIESIAKLNNDQMIAFNTIMNVIV from the exons ATGACACAACGTTATGAAGATGGCATGCCTATTGTTCTTAATGGCGGTAAACCAGATATTTTTCTAACAATGACATGCAATCCTTCTTGGAGTGAGATAACATCAGAACTTTTGCCTTTTCAAACACCACAAGATCGTCCAGATTTGCTAACAAGAATATTTCGTTCGAAATTTGAGAAATTGAAGGACGATGTTATTAATAAAGGAGTCTTGGGTAAAGTTAAAAGCTACATGTATGTCACTGAATTTCAAAAGCGAGGACTGCCGCATGTGCATATGTTGTTGGTCTTAGAAAGTAACGATAAGTTGCGTGACCCAAAAGATTATGATAGTATGGTAAGAGCAGAAATACCTAAATTAGAATGTGAACCACAGTTGCATGAAGTTGTTGTAAGACATATGATCCACGAACCTTGCGACATAATCAACCGAATGTCTCCATGTATGAAAGACGGACATTGTAAAAAAAGGTATCCGAAACAATTCTTGGATGAAACCCGTCAAGGCACTGACTCATATCCCGAGTATAGGAGAAGGTTTGATGAGTCTGTATCGTTAGGTAAAGATAGGTCTGTCGATAATAGATGGGTGGTTCCTTATAACCCTTGGTTACTGTTAAAGTATGACTGTCACATCAATGTAGAGATTTGCAGTAGCATTAAAAGTATCAAGTATCTATACAAATATGTGTACAAGGGCCCTGATCGTGTGGCTATGGAGGTTCATAAAGGATCATACATGGATGAAGTTCAGCAATATGTTGATGCAATATGGATTTGTGCTCCCGATGCATTATGGAAAATATTTCAATTCACTCTTTACCGATTATATCCTTCGCTTGAAAGATTGCAGATCCACTTGCCGAACCGCCATCAAGTGCGCTTTTATGATCATCAGCAAATTGTAGATGTGTTAAATAATGAACGCAACCCCAAAACAATGCTCACACAATTCTTTGCATTGAATCTACGAGATCCACAACAAGAAAGTATCT GTCCAACCAGTTGGGAATATCTTCTTACAAATAATGGCATGACTTTCAGTGCATTCAAAAAATCAGCCGAGGATACGGGATTTCTAGAGACTGATCATAGTATTCGTGATTGTTTGGTTGAGGCTACGAGTCTCCGAATGCCATATGCTTTACGAAGGTTATTCGTGACGATTTTTATATTTTGTGAACCTACTGATGTTAGAGGCCTTTGGAATGAGTTTTTTACACATATGGTAGAGGATTATCAAACAACTAACAATGTTGTGGAGTCAGACTTAACTAATATGTTGTTGAAGGACTTGAATGAACTCTTAAACCTGCACGGTAAAAAGATTGAAGATTATGATCTCCCATATTTACCCCCTAATACAATAGACAGAGGTGCAGTTCCAAGTATCATACAAGAGGAGTTAGCGATCGATATCCCCAATGAAGATATTGAATCTATTGCTAAGTTAAATAATGATCAAATGATTGCATTCAACACCATTATGAATGTAATTGTTTAA